From the genome of Numida meleagris isolate 19003 breed g44 Domestic line chromosome 32, NumMel1.0, whole genome shotgun sequence, one region includes:
- the LOC110389145 gene encoding lens fiber major intrinsic protein has protein sequence MRELRSSSFWRAILAEFLGSLLYTLLGLGASLRWSPGPHGVLGSALAFGLAQATLVQALGHVSGGHLNPAITLAFLLASQLSLPRALGYLLAQLLGALAGAGVLYGVTPAAVRGTLGVSAVSGAGGRPSA, from the coding sequence aTGCGGGAGCTGCGCTCGTCCTCCTTCTGGAGGGCCATCCTGGCCGAGTTCCTGGGCAGCCTCCTTTACaccctgctggggctgggggcttcGCTACGCTGGTCCCCGGGCCCCCACGGGGTCCTGGGGTCCGCTTTGGCCTTCGGGCTGGCCCAGGCCACCCTGGTGCAGGCGCTGGGGCACGTCAGCGGAGGGCACCTCAACCCGGCCATCACGCTGGCCTTCCTGCTGGCCTcgcagctctccctgccccgCGCCCTGGGCTACCTGCTGGCCCAGCTGCTGGGCGCCCTGGCGGGGGCCGGCGTCCTCTATGGGGTGACACCGGCCGCCGTGCGCGGCACGCTGGGCGTCAGTGCggtgagcggggctggggggcggCCCTCCGCC
- the LOC110389231 gene encoding uncharacterized protein LOC110389231 isoform X3, which translates to MSWGQGSRDAGCVSVRPSPSRPFVQGLFWLFRGGCGAVLSQALGRDPLTHAMCGAAELAGTWGPAPPHPPPSGCSRAGGSPGSTAPPILSCCPQNRACEGFPGALLALCCEQSWPHLLLPPQTPSPEPPHPPPSFISLPTPFIFAFHLPPGHLVLVDVATPQSAPARCHGTQSILGCPSPISAPPQLLPWLCPVGSPLLCSGDALCQVWGPPSPHPGGLAGPGGGRCPCLGHPLRSPWSLSCTMAIGEELRSGRFWREVLAEAVATFIFTGVVLGASAAPSPLVPALAGGLAAGTLTCALRAPQANPALTLALLCTRKLSALRGAATLLAQCAGAVLAATAARLALPDATGMVTRVSVPVPVPIPVPLGAEALPCPQVSAGGTAGQALAWEIFATFQLALTTFATTNHVALGSAIIAGALAAGPFSGGSMNPARSLGPAIVTGIWDDHWVYWVGPVLGAVLAGLCYEFIFAPGASWEKLGACLTCRDVALVETTTPSHSSPSTAPPSAARSPPPASQGQGTA; encoded by the exons ATGTCCTGGGGGCAGGGCTCACGGGATGCGGGCTGCGTGTCAGTGCGTCCGTCCCCGTCCAGGCCCTTTGTGCAGGGATTGTTCTGGCTCTTTCGGGGAGGCTgcggggctgtgctgagccaggCCCTGGGCAGGGACCCGCTGACTCACGCCATGTGTGGGGCTGCTGAGCTGGCAGGGACGTGGGGCCCGgccccccctcacccccccccctcgggctgcagcagggctgggggcagccccgGTTCCACGGCCCCTCCCATCCTTTCCTGCTGCCCCCAGAATCGGGCCTGTGAGGGGTTCCCCGGTGCCCTCCTGGCTCTGTGTtgtgagcagagctggcccCATCTACTGCTCCCCCCACAAACACCGTCCCCTGAaccaccccaccccccccctTCTTTCATCTCTTTACCCACTCCTTTCATCTTTGCCTTTCATCTCCCGCCTGGGCACCTGGTGCTGGTTGACGTGGCAACACCCCAAAGTGCCCCTGCACGTTGCCATGGCACCCAGAGCATCCTGGGGTGCCCGAGCCCAATTTCAGCCCCCCCGCAGCTCCTGCCGTGGCTGTGCCCTGTTGGCAGCCCCCTCCTGTGTTCTGGGGATGCTCTGTGCCAGGTGTGGGGTCCTCCCTCCCCACATCCAGGGGGGTTGGCAGGACCAGGGGGtgggaggtgcccctgcctCGGGCATCCTCTGCGCTCACCTTGGTCCCTCAGCTGCACCATGGCCATAGGGGAG GAGCTGCGCAGCGGGCGCTTCTGGCGGGAGGTGCTGGCAGAGGCTGTGGCAACGTTCATCTTCACTGGGGTGGTCCTGGGCGCctcagcagcccccagccccctgGTGCCAGCGCTGGCGGGGGGGTTGGCGGCTGGGACACTGACCTGTGCCCTCAGGGCACCCCAGGCCAACCCGGCACTCACCCTAGCACTGCTCTGCACCCGCAAACTGAGTGCCCTGCGTGGGGCTGCCACGCTGCTGGCACAATGCGCCGGGGCCGTGCTGGCTGCCACCGCCGCACGCCTGGCACTGCCGGATGCCACCGGAATGGTCACCAGGGTGAGTGTCCCTGTGCCTGTGCCCATCCCGGTGCCGCTGGGTGCTGAGGCTCTGCCGTGCCCACAGGTGAGTGCAGGGGGAACAGCGGGGCAAGCGCTGGCCTGGGAGATCTTTGCCACCTTCCAGCTGGCGCTCACCACCTTTGCCACCACCAACCACGTGGCCCTGGGCAGTGCCATCATCGCTGGCGCCCTGGCTGCG GGGCCGTTCTCGGGGGGCAGCATGAACCCGGCCCGCTCACTGGGGCCTGCCATCGTCACCGGCATCTGGGACGACCACTGG GTGTACTGGGTGGGACCGGTGCTGGGTGCGGTGCTGGCCGGGCTCTGCTATGAGTTCATCTTCGCCCCCGGTGCCTCCTGGGAGAAGCTGGGTGCTTGCCTCACCTGCCGGGACGTGGCGCTGGTGGAGACCACTACCCCATCCCACTCCTCACCCTCCACTGCCCCCCCCAGTGCTGCCcgttccccccccccagcctccCAGGGCCAGGGCACAGCCTGA
- the LOC110389231 gene encoding uncharacterized protein LOC110389231 isoform X2: protein MSWGQGSRDAGCVSVRPSPSRPFVQGLFWLFRGGCGAVLSQALGRDPLTHAMCGAAELAGTWGPAPPHPPPSGCSRAGGSPGSTAPPILSCCPQNRACEGFPGALLALCCEQSWPHLLLPPQTPSPEPPHPPPSFISLPTPFIFAFHLPPGHLVLVDVATPQSAPARCHGTQSILGCPSPISAPPQLLPWLCPVGSPLLCSGDALCQVWGPPSPHPGGLAGPGGGRCPCLGHPLRSPWSLSCTMAIGEELRSGRFWREVLAEAVATFIFTGVVLGASAAPSPLVPALAGGLAAGTLTCALRAPQANPALTLALLCTRKLSALRGAATLLAQCAGAVLAATAARLALPDATGMVTRVSAGGTAGQALAWEIFATFQLALTTFATTNHVALGSAIIAGALAAGPFSGGSMNPARSLGPAIVTGIWDDHWVSHSIFGLPQRPHCGDGCPRLQRVTLPSHPPPGQQSLTPPFMHSPRVTLSCIPKWGPPGPPIAGRAPPSPSLGPPALSQAWFPPHSWNSSLQLVPIPSVGPASPGSPQPSCHPGYPRFYCAPLIPPPTSGVLGGTGAGCGAGRALL, encoded by the exons ATGTCCTGGGGGCAGGGCTCACGGGATGCGGGCTGCGTGTCAGTGCGTCCGTCCCCGTCCAGGCCCTTTGTGCAGGGATTGTTCTGGCTCTTTCGGGGAGGCTgcggggctgtgctgagccaggCCCTGGGCAGGGACCCGCTGACTCACGCCATGTGTGGGGCTGCTGAGCTGGCAGGGACGTGGGGCCCGgccccccctcacccccccccctcgggctgcagcagggctgggggcagccccgGTTCCACGGCCCCTCCCATCCTTTCCTGCTGCCCCCAGAATCGGGCCTGTGAGGGGTTCCCCGGTGCCCTCCTGGCTCTGTGTtgtgagcagagctggcccCATCTACTGCTCCCCCCACAAACACCGTCCCCTGAaccaccccaccccccccctTCTTTCATCTCTTTACCCACTCCTTTCATCTTTGCCTTTCATCTCCCGCCTGGGCACCTGGTGCTGGTTGACGTGGCAACACCCCAAAGTGCCCCTGCACGTTGCCATGGCACCCAGAGCATCCTGGGGTGCCCGAGCCCAATTTCAGCCCCCCCGCAGCTCCTGCCGTGGCTGTGCCCTGTTGGCAGCCCCCTCCTGTGTTCTGGGGATGCTCTGTGCCAGGTGTGGGGTCCTCCCTCCCCACATCCAGGGGGGTTGGCAGGACCAGGGGGtgggaggtgcccctgcctCGGGCATCCTCTGCGCTCACCTTGGTCCCTCAGCTGCACCATGGCCATAGGGGAG GAGCTGCGCAGCGGGCGCTTCTGGCGGGAGGTGCTGGCAGAGGCTGTGGCAACGTTCATCTTCACTGGGGTGGTCCTGGGCGCctcagcagcccccagccccctgGTGCCAGCGCTGGCGGGGGGGTTGGCGGCTGGGACACTGACCTGTGCCCTCAGGGCACCCCAGGCCAACCCGGCACTCACCCTAGCACTGCTCTGCACCCGCAAACTGAGTGCCCTGCGTGGGGCTGCCACGCTGCTGGCACAATGCGCCGGGGCCGTGCTGGCTGCCACCGCCGCACGCCTGGCACTGCCGGATGCCACCGGAATGGTCACCAGG GTGAGTGCAGGGGGAACAGCGGGGCAAGCGCTGGCCTGGGAGATCTTTGCCACCTTCCAGCTGGCGCTCACCACCTTTGCCACCACCAACCACGTGGCCCTGGGCAGTGCCATCATCGCTGGCGCCCTGGCTGCG GGGCCGTTCTCGGGGGGCAGCATGAACCCGGCCCGCTCACTGGGGCCTGCCATCGTCACCGGCATCTGGGACGACCACTGGGTGAGTCACAGCATCTTTGGGCTCCCCCAGAGACCCCACTGCGGGGATGGGTGCCCACGGCTGCAGCGTGTGAccctcccatcccatcctcCCCCAGGACAGCAATCCCTAACCCCCCCCTTCATGCACTCCCCCCGAGTCACCCTCAGCTGCATCCCCAAATGGGGTCCTCCTGGTCCCCCCATTGCAGGACGGgcccccccatccccatccttgGGCCCTCCTGCTCTATCCCAAGCGTGGTTCCCTCCTCATTCTTGGAACAGCTCCCTCCAGTTGGTCCCCATCCCTAGTGTGGGCCCTGCATCCCCTGGCAGCCCCCAACCCTCGTGTCATCCTGGGTATCCCCGCTTCTACTGCGCCCCACTgatccccccccccacctcagGTGTACTGGGTGGGACCGGTGCTGGGTGCGGTGCTGGCCGGGCTCTGCTATGA
- the LOC110389231 gene encoding uncharacterized protein LOC110389231 isoform X1 encodes MSWGQGSRDAGCVSVRPSPSRPFVQGLFWLFRGGCGAVLSQALGRDPLTHAMCGAAELAGTWGPAPPHPPPSGCSRAGGSPGSTAPPILSCCPQNRACEGFPGALLALCCEQSWPHLLLPPQTPSPEPPHPPPSFISLPTPFIFAFHLPPGHLVLVDVATPQSAPARCHGTQSILGCPSPISAPPQLLPWLCPVGSPLLCSGDALCQVWGPPSPHPGGLAGPGGGRCPCLGHPLRSPWSLSCTMAIGEELRSGRFWREVLAEAVATFIFTGVVLGASAAPSPLVPALAGGLAAGTLTCALRAPQANPALTLALLCTRKLSALRGAATLLAQCAGAVLAATAARLALPDATGMVTRVSVPVPVPIPVPLGAEALPCPQVSAGGTAGQALAWEIFATFQLALTTFATTNHVALGSAIIAGALAAGPFSGGSMNPARSLGPAIVTGIWDDHWVSHSIFGLPQRPHCGDGCPRLQRVTLPSHPPPGQQSLTPPFMHSPRVTLSCIPKWGPPGPPIAGRAPPSPSLGPPALSQAWFPPHSWNSSLQLVPIPSVGPASPGSPQPSCHPGYPRFYCAPLIPPPTSGVLGGTGAGCGAGRALL; translated from the exons ATGTCCTGGGGGCAGGGCTCACGGGATGCGGGCTGCGTGTCAGTGCGTCCGTCCCCGTCCAGGCCCTTTGTGCAGGGATTGTTCTGGCTCTTTCGGGGAGGCTgcggggctgtgctgagccaggCCCTGGGCAGGGACCCGCTGACTCACGCCATGTGTGGGGCTGCTGAGCTGGCAGGGACGTGGGGCCCGgccccccctcacccccccccctcgggctgcagcagggctgggggcagccccgGTTCCACGGCCCCTCCCATCCTTTCCTGCTGCCCCCAGAATCGGGCCTGTGAGGGGTTCCCCGGTGCCCTCCTGGCTCTGTGTtgtgagcagagctggcccCATCTACTGCTCCCCCCACAAACACCGTCCCCTGAaccaccccaccccccccctTCTTTCATCTCTTTACCCACTCCTTTCATCTTTGCCTTTCATCTCCCGCCTGGGCACCTGGTGCTGGTTGACGTGGCAACACCCCAAAGTGCCCCTGCACGTTGCCATGGCACCCAGAGCATCCTGGGGTGCCCGAGCCCAATTTCAGCCCCCCCGCAGCTCCTGCCGTGGCTGTGCCCTGTTGGCAGCCCCCTCCTGTGTTCTGGGGATGCTCTGTGCCAGGTGTGGGGTCCTCCCTCCCCACATCCAGGGGGGTTGGCAGGACCAGGGGGtgggaggtgcccctgcctCGGGCATCCTCTGCGCTCACCTTGGTCCCTCAGCTGCACCATGGCCATAGGGGAG GAGCTGCGCAGCGGGCGCTTCTGGCGGGAGGTGCTGGCAGAGGCTGTGGCAACGTTCATCTTCACTGGGGTGGTCCTGGGCGCctcagcagcccccagccccctgGTGCCAGCGCTGGCGGGGGGGTTGGCGGCTGGGACACTGACCTGTGCCCTCAGGGCACCCCAGGCCAACCCGGCACTCACCCTAGCACTGCTCTGCACCCGCAAACTGAGTGCCCTGCGTGGGGCTGCCACGCTGCTGGCACAATGCGCCGGGGCCGTGCTGGCTGCCACCGCCGCACGCCTGGCACTGCCGGATGCCACCGGAATGGTCACCAGGGTGAGTGTCCCTGTGCCTGTGCCCATCCCGGTGCCGCTGGGTGCTGAGGCTCTGCCGTGCCCACAGGTGAGTGCAGGGGGAACAGCGGGGCAAGCGCTGGCCTGGGAGATCTTTGCCACCTTCCAGCTGGCGCTCACCACCTTTGCCACCACCAACCACGTGGCCCTGGGCAGTGCCATCATCGCTGGCGCCCTGGCTGCG GGGCCGTTCTCGGGGGGCAGCATGAACCCGGCCCGCTCACTGGGGCCTGCCATCGTCACCGGCATCTGGGACGACCACTGGGTGAGTCACAGCATCTTTGGGCTCCCCCAGAGACCCCACTGCGGGGATGGGTGCCCACGGCTGCAGCGTGTGAccctcccatcccatcctcCCCCAGGACAGCAATCCCTAACCCCCCCCTTCATGCACTCCCCCCGAGTCACCCTCAGCTGCATCCCCAAATGGGGTCCTCCTGGTCCCCCCATTGCAGGACGGgcccccccatccccatccttgGGCCCTCCTGCTCTATCCCAAGCGTGGTTCCCTCCTCATTCTTGGAACAGCTCCCTCCAGTTGGTCCCCATCCCTAGTGTGGGCCCTGCATCCCCTGGCAGCCCCCAACCCTCGTGTCATCCTGGGTATCCCCGCTTCTACTGCGCCCCACTgatccccccccccacctcagGTGTACTGGGTGGGACCGGTGCTGGGTGCGGTGCTGGCCGGGCTCTGCTATGA
- the LOC110389231 gene encoding uncharacterized protein LOC110389231 isoform X4 translates to MSWGQGSRDAGCVSVRPSPSRPFVQGLFWLFRGGCGAVLSQALGRDPLTHAMCGAAELAGTWGPAPPHPPPSGCSRAGGSPGSTAPPILSCCPQNRACEGFPGALLALCCEQSWPHLLLPPQTPSPEPPHPPPSFISLPTPFIFAFHLPPGHLVLVDVATPQSAPARCHGTQSILGCPSPISAPPQLLPWLCPVGSPLLCSGDALCQVWGPPSPHPGGLAGPGGGRCPCLGHPLRSPWSLSCTMAIGEELRSGRFWREVLAEAVATFIFTGVVLGASAAPSPLVPALAGGLAAGTLTCALRAPQANPALTLALLCTRKLSALRGAATLLAQCAGAVLAATAARLALPDATGMVTRVSVPVPVPIPVPLGAEALPCPQVSAGGTAGQALAWEIFATFQLALTTFATTNHVALGSAIIAGALAAVYWVGPVLGAVLAGLCYEFIFAPGASWEKLGACLTCRDVALVETTTPSHSSPSTAPPSAARSPPPASQGQGTA, encoded by the exons ATGTCCTGGGGGCAGGGCTCACGGGATGCGGGCTGCGTGTCAGTGCGTCCGTCCCCGTCCAGGCCCTTTGTGCAGGGATTGTTCTGGCTCTTTCGGGGAGGCTgcggggctgtgctgagccaggCCCTGGGCAGGGACCCGCTGACTCACGCCATGTGTGGGGCTGCTGAGCTGGCAGGGACGTGGGGCCCGgccccccctcacccccccccctcgggctgcagcagggctgggggcagccccgGTTCCACGGCCCCTCCCATCCTTTCCTGCTGCCCCCAGAATCGGGCCTGTGAGGGGTTCCCCGGTGCCCTCCTGGCTCTGTGTtgtgagcagagctggcccCATCTACTGCTCCCCCCACAAACACCGTCCCCTGAaccaccccaccccccccctTCTTTCATCTCTTTACCCACTCCTTTCATCTTTGCCTTTCATCTCCCGCCTGGGCACCTGGTGCTGGTTGACGTGGCAACACCCCAAAGTGCCCCTGCACGTTGCCATGGCACCCAGAGCATCCTGGGGTGCCCGAGCCCAATTTCAGCCCCCCCGCAGCTCCTGCCGTGGCTGTGCCCTGTTGGCAGCCCCCTCCTGTGTTCTGGGGATGCTCTGTGCCAGGTGTGGGGTCCTCCCTCCCCACATCCAGGGGGGTTGGCAGGACCAGGGGGtgggaggtgcccctgcctCGGGCATCCTCTGCGCTCACCTTGGTCCCTCAGCTGCACCATGGCCATAGGGGAG GAGCTGCGCAGCGGGCGCTTCTGGCGGGAGGTGCTGGCAGAGGCTGTGGCAACGTTCATCTTCACTGGGGTGGTCCTGGGCGCctcagcagcccccagccccctgGTGCCAGCGCTGGCGGGGGGGTTGGCGGCTGGGACACTGACCTGTGCCCTCAGGGCACCCCAGGCCAACCCGGCACTCACCCTAGCACTGCTCTGCACCCGCAAACTGAGTGCCCTGCGTGGGGCTGCCACGCTGCTGGCACAATGCGCCGGGGCCGTGCTGGCTGCCACCGCCGCACGCCTGGCACTGCCGGATGCCACCGGAATGGTCACCAGGGTGAGTGTCCCTGTGCCTGTGCCCATCCCGGTGCCGCTGGGTGCTGAGGCTCTGCCGTGCCCACAGGTGAGTGCAGGGGGAACAGCGGGGCAAGCGCTGGCCTGGGAGATCTTTGCCACCTTCCAGCTGGCGCTCACCACCTTTGCCACCACCAACCACGTGGCCCTGGGCAGTGCCATCATCGCTGGCGCCCTGGCTGCG GTGTACTGGGTGGGACCGGTGCTGGGTGCGGTGCTGGCCGGGCTCTGCTATGAGTTCATCTTCGCCCCCGGTGCCTCCTGGGAGAAGCTGGGTGCTTGCCTCACCTGCCGGGACGTGGCGCTGGTGGAGACCACTACCCCATCCCACTCCTCACCCTCCACTGCCCCCCCCAGTGCTGCCcgttccccccccccagcctccCAGGGCCAGGGCACAGCCTGA
- the LOC110389146 gene encoding methionine--tRNA ligase, cytoplasmic-like gives MAPGSMQAWCRSTVEDDASERVLSEEDVAAAVDAWACGAAALLKPWRPLEPVLPVKGTRNVLITGTLPYVSNVAHLGNIIGCVLSADTFAGHCRLRSWNAPYVCGTDEHGTATETKVVEEGPAPREICDKLPPPRSFLLSRRILQDIFQRLQARGFVLQDTVQQLHCVSWQHFLADRFVEGTCPFCTYQEARGDQGDKGGKLIDTVELKTPRCKLCGRSPTLKPTRHLFLDPPQDGGAAAAMAGALLGHWEPDGQHPLHHALLDP, from the exons ATGGCCCCAGGCAGCATGCAGGCCTGGTGCAGGAGCACGGTG GAGGATGATGCTTCGGAGCGGGTGCTGTCGGAGGAGGACGTGGCAGCGGCTGTGGATGCCTGGGCCTGCGGTGCCGCTGCGCTGCTCAAACCCTGGCGGCCTCTGGAACCTGT GTTGCCAGTGAAGGGCACGAGGAACGTGCTGATCACCGGCACCCTGCCCTACGTCAGCAATGTGGCCCACCTGGGCAACATCATCGGCTGCGTCCTCAGCGCCGACACCTTTGCCGG GCACTGCCGCCTGCGGAGCTGGAACGCGCCGTACGTGTGCGGCACTGATGAGCACGGCACGGCCACCGAGACCAAGGTGGTGGAGGAGGGGCCGGCGCCACGGGAGATCTGCGACAA ATTGCCACCGCCTCGCTCCTTTCTCTTGTCCCGCCGCATTCTGCAGGACATCTTCCAGCGCCTACAGGCCCGCGGCTTCGTGCTGCAGGACAcggtgcagcagctgcactgcgTCAGCTGGCAGCACTTCTTGGCTGACCGCTTCGTGGAGGGCACCTGCCCCTTCTGCACCTACCAGGAGGCGCGTGGCGACCAGGGTGACAAGGGTGGCAAGCTCATCGACACCGTGGAGCTGAAG ACGCCTCGCTGCAAGCTGTGCGGCAGGAGCCCCACACTGAAGCCCACCCGGCACCTCTTCCTCGACCCCCCCCAAG ATGGAGGAGCGGCTGCAGCCATggctggagcactgctgggcCACTGGGAACCGGACGGCCAACACCCGCTGCATCACGCACTCCTGGATCCATGA
- the LOC110389255 gene encoding protein timeless homolog — MEALLFQLSLFTLFQRLLSDPSAHQELVALAKFILGKFFALAATNKKAFVELLFWKNATTVREMSEGYSSLRDGEAAGARRTPAWSPQEEQALRELFWKYKEVEGQDVIASILAEVPGRTRRQVVQQLVRMGLAGSARDFPRPRKGTNIVLWTEEQELELERLFEEFRGSDDILGNIMKNLTARRSRARVVEKLLALGLVAERRELHKKRRGKGCGPHMGEADAAAVPAQNSSAEDSEEEEEEEEEEEEDEAEDDPMEEPWDPNEGTGLALVQRLQQEGLDGPLRWLQNCLRRTARDRETEGMSFPVPLVPLSEENEDAMENRGFRALLREVGLRPPANEQESFWRIPAALTPQQLRRAAASIALPSPEGPPQELPPQELSAAPQGPAGAKPLPSPLGSDSESEEPLSIPAPSGSKRRRQLDSEEEEEDGDMEAELPPPDPLSEEDEDPHPAGRRKRARRLLEEEEEEEEEED, encoded by the exons ATGGAGGCACTGCTCTTCCAGCTCTCCCTCTTCACCCTCTTCCAACGCCTCCTCAGCGACCCCAGCGCCCACCAG GAGCTGGTGGCCTTGGCCAAGTTCATCCTGGGCAAGTTCTTCGCGCTGGCGGCCACCAACAAGAAGGCGTTCGTGGAGCTGCTCTTCTGGAAGAACGCTACGACCGTGCGCGAGATGAGCGAAGGCTACAGCTCCCTGCGGGATGGGGAGGC GGCTGGAGCGCGCCGGACCCCCGCCTGGAGCCCCCAGGAGGAGCAGGCGCTGCGGGAGCTGTTCTGGAAGTATAAGGAGGTGGAAG GTCAGGACGTCATCGCCTCCATCCTGGCGGAGGTGCCGGGGCGCACGCGGAGGCAAGTGGTGCAGCAGCTGGTGCGCATGGGGCTGGCGGGCAGCGCCAGGGACTTCCCGCGGCCAAG gaAGGGCACCAACATCGTGCTGTGGacagaggagcaggagctggagctggagcgGCTCTTTGAGGAGTTCAGGGGATCGGATG ACATCCTGGGGAATATCATGAAGAACCTGACGGCGCGGCGCTCACGGGCACGCGTGGTGGAGAAGCTGCTGGCGCTGGGGCTGGTGGCGGAGCGCAGGGAGCTGCACAAGAAGCGCCGGGGGAAGGGCTGCGGCCCCCACATG GGTGAGGCGGATGCTGCAGCAGTTCCAGCCcagaacagctctgctgaggacagcgaggaagaggaggaggaggaggaggaagaggaggaagatgaagcaGAGGATGACCCCATGGAGGAGCCCTGGGACCCCAACGAGGGGACGGGGCTGGCCCTGGTGCAGCgcctgcagcaggaag GGCTGGATGGGCCCCTGCGGTGGCTGCAGAACTGCCTGAGGAGGACAGCGCGGGACCGAGAGACAGAAg ggaTGTCCTTCCCGGTGCCGCTGGTGCCTCTCTCGGAGGAGAATGAAGATGCCATGGAGAACCGTGGCTTCCGCGCGCTGCTGCGGGAGGTGGGGCTGCGGCCCCCCGCCAACGAGCAG GAGTCCTTCTGGCGCATCCCTGCCGCCCTCACCCCACAGCAGCTGCGCCGTGCGGCCGCCTCCATTGCCCTCCCTAGCCCTGAGGGCCCCCCCCAGGAGCTGCCCCCCCAGGAGCTGTCGGCAGCACCACAGGGCCCCGCTGGAG cgaAGCCGCTGCCGTCCCCGCTGGGCTCAGACTCAGAGAG TGAGGAGCCCCTCTCCATCCCTGCACCATCGGGCAGCAAACGGCGGCGGCAGCTCGacagcgaggaggaggaggaggacggtGACATGG aggcagagctgccccccCCGGACCCCCTCTCAGAGGAGGACGAGGACCCCCACCCCGCGGGCAGGAGGAAACGCGCCCGCCGCcttctggaggaggaggaggaggaggaggaggaggaagattgA